The nucleotide window TGCTTCGCGGCTTCTCCCGACTAACAAAAAAACGACCGATCCATGACATAACGATACCAACCAACACCGGAGCGAAAATCAAATAAACAATACGAAGCGACTCAGAGGAAATACTCAAATCAGGTTTTAGTGTAACGGATACCCAACCAATAAGAACCGCGAAGGCCGAAGACAAAACGACTTTAACTGCGACACGAGCTGGTTCAGGCAGTCTGCGCCAAATTGCATCAGCAAAAACCTCAAAAAAAAGTTGTAGAAACAACTCAACGAATATTTGGCCAATCTCCTCCATACGCCTGTTAAATTTTTGCCGAACGTTTAAGCTCAGCGATGAACGTGCTTGGCGCGGAGCATGCTGCTCGGAGCATGATCCGTGACAAGCATGTTCATTCGCTGTAGCGCCTGGTTCGGCTCAGTAAGGTTTGGGTTTCTGGCTCCAGAGATATTCATTCGCGCTTGGTCTTAAATAATCTTTGTAAAACTGAAATCGAGGCGAATCTCTATTTCTGAATTTAATCCAAATCAGGCAAATCAGCCTTGCTCAAAATCAACGCTATAGAACGCCCTTGGCCAGGAATACGAGAAATGAAACCTTTCCGCTCAAGCGTAAGAATCATTTGGTGAATAGACGAGGAAGCCACTTTGAAATACGTGATGAAATCAGCCTCGGCTGGCGGGCAACAATGAGTTTTCGTGTAATAATAAATAAACGCAAGATACTGGCCCTGTGTTTTTGTGTAAACGACGCTCACGGTTTTAATTTTCCGAACGTTGTGTAGTCGTAAAAAGAGGGAGTTGGAGCCTCCTCGAAAAGCCTTTCGCAACGGGCGTATTCCCGCCCCGGCCGGCCACTGGGGACGCAAACAGCCCTGAACGGACTCCATTTACGTGTTCACGAAGGGGCGGCGGCCTAAAAACAGCCCCGGCCCCATCACTAAGGTCGCTTTTCCAACGGCGAAGTCCACGGCGGTTCGCTCCGGGGCTTTTACACCGAACTAATTGAGCCGATTTGGGTTAGCCGCGACGACCGAAACTACTCAGGCCGCCAAGGGCAGCGGCTTTTCCTGAGACTTCGAGTTAGGCAGTGTTTAGGTCGGACTAACTGGAAAAAGGTGAACTTTTTGTAGATTAGGCGGACTACTATCGGGTGAGTGCTTTATCCTTTGATATGGTTCCAAGTGATGGCGTAAGGCGGATTTTGGCGGCTGCTGGGGCTCAGATCACCGACCAGGACGCGTATTGGCTTGGCTTGCACATGATTCGATTTGTCAACTATGCACGCATTCATTGCGAGCTTTTAGATCTGCCGGTTTCAGTTGAGGCTTATCTTTCGTTCGTGCGGCAGGGAAATCCGACCGACTGGCAGGTGGATCAGGTCAAAATGGCTCTACAGCTTTTTTCCCGCGGCACCGAACGTTGGCAGTGGGTCAAGGCTTCCAAACAGACAACAGCAGCCGGCATGCCGGGTTTTTCAACCAATCCGAATGGCCCTCCCCTGCCCTCTTCTTCCCCGAACCGGGCGGACGCACCTACTGCCTCCTTAAAACCTTCACAGGATACGCTTGTGCATTTAAAGGAGGGTCCCGCACAGGGCGTTCTGTTAAGGCCGCAGGCGGGTTCGGGGGCTCAGGCGGCGGAAGTAAATTTGGCTAAGCGGGAGTGGGTTTTGCGTTATCGGGTCAAGGTCAGCGGGGTGAACGCGGGGGTTATTTCTGCGGTCGGCGCGGTGTCGCCTGCAGGTCCGCCGCCGGAAATGGAGGATTGGCTTGCTCAAACCAAACGGGCGTTGCGGCTTAACCATTACTCCATCCGCACTGAGCAGTCTTATATAGATCAAACGAAGCGCTTTTTATTATTCACGGGGCCCGTCAAGGCGGAGGATTTTGGCGAGGTCCACGTACAACGGTTTTTGGAATACTTGGCGATTCAGCGGTTGGTAGCGGCGAGTACACAAAACCAGGCGTTTTCGGCTTTATTATTCTTCTTTAAGCGGGTTTTGAATCGGCCGCTGGGGGACATGGATGAAACCGTGCGGGCAACGCGGGGGCGGCGATTGCCGGAGGTGCTTTCGCGCGATGAGGTGAAGCGGTTTCTTGCGCTGACCGAGGGGACGAGCGGGTTGATGTTGCGTTTGTTATATGGTGCTGGGTTGCGGCTGATGGAATGCATCCGGTTAAGGGTGAAGGAGGTGGATTTTGATCGGGGTGTTATTATGGTGCGCGACGGTAAGGGCGGGAAGGATCGAGTGGTGATGCTGCCGGGTGCCGTGAGGGCGGGGCTGGAACAACATTTTGAGCGGTTGCGGGTGTTGTGGGAGCAGGATCAGGAGGCGAAGCTGGATGGCGTTTGGCTGCCGGATGCGCTCGATATTAAATACCCGAGCGCAGGTCAGGAATGGCGGTGGCAATGGGTTTTCCCGGCAAAGGGACTGTCGGTGGATCCGCGGTCGGGGCGCACTCGGAGGCATCACTTAAATGATAATACATTACATAAGGTGGTGAAGGCCGCAGCGCTGCGGGCGGGGATTACTAAATCGGTGAGCGCTCATACGTTGAGGCATTCGTTCGCAACGCATCTGTTGGAGTCGGGTACGGATATTCGTACGGTTCAGGAGTTGCTGGGGCATGCGAGTCTGGAAACCACCCAGATTTACACCCATGTTATGCAGAGGCCTGGGATGGGGGTGCAGAGTCCGCTTGACGGGGCGTGAGGGGGAGGGGTCAACACAGAGGGTTGCCCACGAAACACTCGAAATGACACGAAAGGCGGAATCATTGCCCACGGAACACACGGAATACACGGAAAAATCGGAGGGAGCGGGTGGTGTCGGCTTGGGCGTGAATTGCAGGGTCCGACACATTCTGACCGTTCGTGAGTTGGCTGGATTTATCGTTCGGATTTGAGCGGAAGTACGGGCATTTGGGTTAGAATGAATCCAGGGGCGTCGATAATCGAAGTGAACTGATCCGGGGTATTTTTCATTTTAGGCGTTTTTTTGGCGGTCACAGCCCTTGGCTCTGGCCTGCCAAACCGGGGGTACACCTTGAGCTCACGCTCAGGGCCACGGGGTACACCTTGAGCTCACGCTCTAGGCCACGGGGAACTCCTTGAGCTCACGCTCTAGGCTACGGGGTACACCTTGAGCTCACGCTCTAGGCCACGGGGTACACCTTGAGCTCACGCTCTAGGCTACGGGGTACACCTTGAGCTCACGCTCTAGGCTACGGGTGTGAGTGTTCTTTAAGGGTGGTTCATCGAGTCCTAATTTAAGACGGCCGCATGCTTTAACTTGAGCGTCTATTCTAAGGTGGAGTTCGCGGGCTAAAGATTCGCCAAGGGGCCAAACGGTGGCACAGCGTATCAGTTGGCATGAACTCTCCTGATCCGCTCAACTCGTTGCTCGCTTCGTGGCACCATGACCCAGCACCAGCTGCCGATTTTAATGCGGGCGTTTGGGCGCGGATTCAGGCCGGCGGCCAGGCGCGGCCTCTCGCTGCCATCGTGCGGTTTCCTTGGGCTTTGCCTTTGGCGGCGAGCGTGGCCGTGCTGCTGTCCATAGCGGGGGGGACGGGCTGGGCACTCGCGTTGAATGAGGCGCAGTCGGCCGACCGGATGGCGGCGGCTTATGTGCGCAGTATCGATCCGGTCCAGATGTCGGCACAACACGAACACACCCATGGGACGCCGTAAAAGCATGAAGCGGGTGCTCATTTTTATCCTATGCGCGGGGATGGCGGCCGGCATGGCGTTTATGATAACGCGTTGGGCGGGCGCCGCGAAAAGCCTGCCCCTGGAGGGGCAATTGAGTTGGTTAAAGGCGGAATTCCGGCTTTCGGAGGCGCAAGTGGCAGCGATCAAGGTTTTACACGAGGACTACGTGCCGGTGTGTCAGACGCATTGCGCAAAAATCCAGGAGTCGAGGAGGGCGGCAGGGATTGCGGCCAAAAACGCGGCGGGGGGAGACAGCGGGGCGAAGGCGGCGGAGGAAGCAGCGTTGGCGGAGTTGAGGCGGGTCGAGGCGGTGTGTCAGGATGCCACGCGGGCGCATTTGCTGCGGGTGGCCGCAGTGATGGAGGCGGCTCAGGGGGAGCGTTTTATCGGCTTGGTGTTACCGAAATTGGGCGAGCAAAAACACGACGCGCCGTGCGAGTTGAAACGACGATGAGTGAAGCGGGCGTT belongs to Opitutus sp. and includes:
- a CDS encoding integron integrase, producing MEDWLAQTKRALRLNHYSIRTEQSYIDQTKRFLLFTGPVKAEDFGEVHVQRFLEYLAIQRLVAASTQNQAFSALLFFFKRVLNRPLGDMDETVRATRGRRLPEVLSRDEVKRFLALTEGTSGLMLRLLYGAGLRLMECIRLRVKEVDFDRGVIMVRDGKGGKDRVVMLPGAVRAGLEQHFERLRVLWEQDQEAKLDGVWLPDALDIKYPSAGQEWRWQWVFPAKGLSVDPRSGRTRRHHLNDNTLHKVVKAAALRAGITKSVSAHTLRHSFATHLLESGTDIRTVQELLGHASLETTQIYTHVMQRPGMGVQSPLDGA